A stretch of Myxococcus hansupus DNA encodes these proteins:
- a CDS encoding HesA/MoeB/ThiF family protein, with amino-acid sequence MRIVFCGVGAIGSTAAVLCRNLEATLVFVDFDRVESKNLLAQAYVKPSVGKNKAEALKLQFLNLHGVKTEAHGVRITRDNVEALCGGADLLVDCMDNRDSRLLLSDFARRAGKPLVHGAVSGDGTFGLVRWDEHFVPDAEDTPGQATCEGGAHLPLLGLLAATLARTVQDFMKHGTRRDSIVNLSTVMS; translated from the coding sequence ATGCGAATCGTCTTCTGTGGCGTGGGCGCCATTGGCTCCACCGCTGCGGTGCTGTGCCGCAACCTCGAGGCCACCCTCGTCTTCGTCGACTTCGACCGGGTCGAGTCCAAGAACCTGCTCGCCCAGGCGTATGTGAAGCCCTCCGTGGGCAAGAACAAGGCGGAGGCCCTGAAGCTCCAGTTCCTCAACCTGCACGGCGTGAAGACCGAGGCCCACGGCGTGCGCATCACCCGGGACAACGTCGAGGCGCTGTGCGGTGGAGCCGACCTGCTGGTGGACTGCATGGACAACCGTGACAGCCGCTTGCTGCTCAGCGACTTCGCACGCCGCGCGGGAAAGCCCCTGGTCCACGGCGCCGTGAGCGGCGACGGGACCTTTGGCCTGGTGCGCTGGGATGAGCACTTCGTCCCGGATGCCGAGGACACGCCGGGCCAGGCCACCTGTGAAGGCGGCGCGCACCTCCCGCTTCTGGGCTTGCTCGCAGCCACCCTGGCACGCACCGTCCAGGACTTCATGAAGCACGGCACCCGCCGTGACTCCATCGTGAACCTGAGCACGGTCATGTCCTGA
- a CDS encoding malonic semialdehyde reductase: MSEARHEELSLLFRDARTHNTWLDRPVDDALLARLYELSRMGPTSANTHPMRMVFVKSAEAKAKLLPSVMPLNVDKVRAAPVTAIVAYDTAFYEWMPQLFPARPEMREFFGGLPEDGRTKLAEQGSFLSAGYVILAARALGLDVGPLGGFDQMSVDATFFPDGKWRSLLLLNLGYGDAAGLYPRNPRLSFEQACRVA, encoded by the coding sequence ATGTCCGAAGCCCGTCACGAGGAGCTCTCGCTCCTCTTCCGAGACGCACGTACGCACAATACCTGGCTCGACCGCCCCGTCGACGACGCGCTCCTCGCGCGGCTCTACGAACTCTCACGAATGGGGCCCACGAGCGCGAACACCCACCCGATGCGGATGGTCTTCGTGAAGAGCGCCGAGGCGAAAGCGAAGCTTCTCCCCTCGGTGATGCCGCTCAACGTCGACAAGGTGCGCGCCGCGCCTGTGACCGCCATCGTGGCCTATGACACGGCATTCTACGAGTGGATGCCCCAGTTGTTCCCAGCACGCCCGGAGATGCGCGAGTTCTTCGGTGGCTTGCCCGAGGACGGCCGCACGAAGCTCGCGGAGCAGGGCTCGTTCCTCAGCGCGGGCTACGTGATTCTCGCCGCGCGTGCGCTCGGGCTCGATGTCGGGCCGCTCGGAGGATTCGATCAGATGTCGGTGGACGCCACGTTCTTCCCTGACGGCAAGTGGCGGAGCCTCCTGCTCTTGAATCTCGGTTACGGCGATGCCGCCGGGCTTTATCCGAGAAACCCACGGCTCTCGTTCGAGCAGGCGTGCCGGGTGGCTTGA
- a CDS encoding AraC family transcriptional regulator: MPRRPNKISERPVELDFEDPRGDALADVLGVSLLRNVLYKRVEARAPWGLRLRAHERAVFYLIARGSGRLEVEGEEPIELSVGDAAFIPHGTEHVLRDAETTLPLDAHDGRRCTEPGPRHLGGTGAPTSMLTGFFDLGGRPPSLLASLPRVVTLSPNDRTTAPWVAATLQLLLAEAAQPGPASLLVLQRLADVLFIQALRSLATRSGSPEQGCKHRGIAALGDAPIREALGLIHQRPGAPWTVASLGARVGLSRSTFAARFTDLVGEPPLEYIARWRITRAAELLRDTDHALDEIAARVGYESVPSFSRAFVRFRGERPGSYRKSERERVRLDDESTSE, encoded by the coding sequence ATGCCACGTCGTCCGAATAAAATATCTGAACGTCCGGTCGAGCTGGACTTTGAGGATCCACGCGGCGATGCCCTGGCGGACGTGCTGGGCGTCTCGCTCCTGCGCAACGTGCTCTACAAGCGCGTCGAGGCGAGGGCTCCCTGGGGGTTGAGGCTCCGAGCGCACGAACGAGCGGTCTTCTACCTCATCGCGCGTGGCTCGGGCCGGCTCGAGGTTGAAGGCGAGGAGCCCATCGAGCTCTCCGTCGGAGACGCGGCCTTCATCCCCCATGGAACGGAGCATGTCCTCCGCGACGCCGAGACCACCCTACCGCTCGACGCCCATGACGGCAGACGGTGCACGGAGCCAGGCCCCAGGCACCTGGGAGGTACGGGCGCCCCAACGTCGATGCTGACTGGCTTCTTCGATCTCGGGGGCCGCCCGCCCTCCCTCCTGGCGAGCCTGCCCCGCGTGGTGACACTCAGCCCGAACGACCGCACGACGGCGCCCTGGGTCGCGGCCACGCTCCAACTCCTCCTCGCGGAAGCGGCACAGCCCGGCCCGGCGAGCCTGCTCGTGCTCCAGCGGCTCGCGGACGTGTTGTTCATCCAAGCGCTGCGCTCTCTTGCGACGCGCAGCGGCTCCCCCGAACAGGGATGCAAGCACCGCGGCATCGCCGCGTTGGGCGACGCACCCATCCGCGAGGCGCTGGGGCTCATCCATCAACGACCGGGAGCCCCGTGGACCGTCGCGTCGCTTGGCGCGCGGGTGGGGCTCTCGCGCTCCACCTTCGCGGCACGTTTCACCGACCTCGTGGGTGAGCCGCCGCTCGAATACATCGCGCGCTGGCGCATCACCCGCGCGGCGGAGCTCTTGCGCGACACGGACCACGCCCTTGACGAAATCGCCGCGCGGGTGGGCTACGAGAGTGTCCCCTCCTTCAGCCGCGCCTTCGTGCGCTTCCGTGGAGAACGCCCCGGGTCGTATCGAAAGAGCGAGCGCGAGCGTGTGCGTCTCGACGATGAGTCCACGTCCGAATGA
- a CDS encoding IS701 family transposase, with product MQQPSDTEAQAPEVRLVGRLVTELESIGAWLQPHFRRREAHAAAVEYVKALLGRAQRKNMWGLSEDAGHRAPYTFQHLLLRAKWDADAVRDDVLEYARRALGEGGILAVDETGFLKKGEKSVGVARQYTGTAGKVENAQVGVFLSYVTPLGHALVDRELYLPQPWTEDSARRQAGGIPDEVSFESKPALAQGMLQRALGAGLKPAWVVGDEVYGRDSTLRRLLEDLHQPYVLAVASNTHVWRGFYQVKPGDMVKEVPPEAWARLPAGAGTKGPRLYAWARIRLNRHLGLSRWLLFRRGLADGKVAFYVAHARRNASLESMVRAAGSRWAVEEDFESAKNEVGLADYEVRTWTAWHRHMTLCLVAHVFLAAARAMANLQLQEGLPPKALGLPRRRNPMRAFLARRGLH from the coding sequence ATGCAGCAACCATCAGACACAGAGGCCCAGGCACCGGAAGTCCGGCTGGTTGGCCGTCTCGTGACGGAGCTGGAGTCGATAGGCGCTTGGCTGCAGCCGCATTTCCGCCGGCGCGAGGCGCATGCCGCCGCCGTCGAGTACGTGAAAGCCCTGCTAGGGCGGGCGCAGCGCAAGAATATGTGGGGCCTTTCGGAGGATGCAGGGCATCGAGCGCCCTATACCTTCCAGCACCTGCTGCTGCGAGCGAAGTGGGACGCGGATGCGGTGCGCGACGACGTGCTGGAGTACGCACGCAGGGCGTTGGGGGAAGGCGGCATTCTTGCGGTGGACGAGACGGGCTTCCTGAAGAAGGGAGAGAAGTCCGTGGGCGTCGCGCGCCAGTACACGGGCACGGCGGGCAAGGTGGAGAACGCGCAGGTAGGCGTCTTTCTCTCGTACGTGACGCCTCTGGGGCATGCGCTGGTGGACCGGGAGCTGTACCTGCCCCAGCCATGGACGGAGGACTCTGCCCGCCGTCAGGCGGGAGGGATTCCGGACGAGGTGAGCTTCGAATCCAAACCGGCTTTGGCGCAAGGCATGCTGCAGCGGGCGCTGGGCGCGGGACTGAAGCCCGCGTGGGTGGTGGGGGACGAAGTCTATGGACGCGACAGTACGCTGCGCCGACTCCTCGAAGACTTGCACCAGCCCTACGTGCTGGCAGTGGCCTCCAACACGCACGTTTGGCGCGGCTTCTACCAGGTGAAGCCGGGCGACATGGTGAAGGAGGTACCTCCGGAGGCCTGGGCGCGTCTACCCGCGGGCGCAGGCACCAAAGGCCCACGCCTCTATGCCTGGGCGCGCATCCGTCTCAACCGGCACCTGGGCCTGTCGCGGTGGCTGCTATTTCGCAGAGGTCTCGCGGACGGCAAGGTGGCCTTCTACGTCGCCCATGCCCGACGCAATGCCTCGCTGGAGTCGATGGTGCGCGCGGCGGGTAGTCGGTGGGCCGTGGAGGAGGACTTCGAATCCGCCAAGAACGAGGTGGGCCTCGCCGACTATGAGGTGCGCACCTGGACGGCTTGGCATCGACACATGACGTTGTGCCTGGTGGCCCACGTCTTTCTCGCTGCCGCGCGTGCCATGGCCAATCTGCAACTCCAGGAGGGGCTGCCCCCAAAAGCGCTCGGCCTGCCGAGACGCAGAAACCCAATGCGAGCGTTTCTCGCCCGGCGCGGCCTTCACTGA
- a CDS encoding M12 family metallopeptidase: MQRITYERKGGRAIFEGDIIIDERPGNTVNAASVGRESRDFRWFDRTIPYVIDPNLPSPSRVTSAIAHWEANTSIRFRPRTNEPDYVRFMLSPDAANCASFVGRRMGVQDVELGGECSVGTVIHEIGHVVGLFHEHTRSDRDGYVTVVDENILPGRAHNFWKRNTDESLNVGGYDYKSIMHYSPSAFSANGLPTIIRKDGGSASEMGQRNGLSNNDRQGVEYLYSRPNIIMSAMDETRCLEVAGGIPASQTPVQIWTCNGTTAQSWYRTAQRELRSALAPDLCLDVVNGYPTAGTRVQVYQCNGGLAQKWNIVNGRQLRSALGDSLCLDAINGDPTPGTKIQIWTCNSGSPQNWHPLHW; this comes from the coding sequence GTGCAGCGAATCACCTATGAGCGGAAGGGCGGCAGAGCTATTTTCGAGGGCGACATCATCATTGATGAGCGTCCAGGGAACACGGTGAACGCCGCATCCGTCGGGAGGGAAAGCAGAGATTTTCGATGGTTCGATCGCACGATTCCGTATGTCATCGACCCGAACCTTCCCAGTCCCAGTCGCGTAACAAGCGCGATTGCACATTGGGAGGCGAACACATCCATTCGCTTCAGGCCCCGCACTAATGAGCCAGACTATGTGAGATTCATGCTCAGTCCAGATGCCGCAAACTGTGCATCATTTGTTGGCAGGAGAATGGGTGTGCAGGATGTGGAATTGGGCGGCGAGTGTAGCGTGGGGACAGTTATCCACGAAATCGGCCATGTTGTTGGGCTGTTTCATGAACATACTCGTTCTGATAGAGATGGCTATGTGACGGTGGTGGACGAGAACATCCTTCCGGGTCGAGCTCACAACTTCTGGAAGCGAAACACCGATGAGTCACTGAATGTTGGTGGCTATGATTATAAATCAATCATGCACTACTCCCCCAGTGCGTTCAGTGCCAATGGTTTGCCGACGATTATTCGCAAGGATGGCGGTAGTGCATCGGAAATGGGGCAGCGCAATGGCTTGAGCAATAATGATCGTCAGGGAGTTGAGTACCTTTATAGTCGTCCGAATATAATAATGAGCGCGATGGACGAAACTCGTTGCCTGGAGGTCGCAGGGGGAATTCCCGCTTCACAAACTCCTGTCCAAATCTGGACCTGCAACGGCACGACCGCGCAGAGTTGGTATCGAACTGCCCAGAGGGAACTGCGAAGTGCCCTTGCTCCGGACCTTTGTCTGGACGTGGTCAATGGCTATCCCACGGCTGGCACCCGGGTGCAGGTCTATCAGTGCAATGGGGGATTGGCTCAGAAATGGAACATTGTCAATGGAAGACAGTTGAGAAGCGCCCTGGGTGATTCACTTTGCTTGGACGCCATTAACGGAGATCCTACCCCGGGGACGAAAATCCAGATTTGGACTTGCAACTCTGGAAGTCCACAGAATTGGCATCCGTTGCATTGGTAG